One segment of Macrotis lagotis isolate mMagLag1 chromosome 1, bilby.v1.9.chrom.fasta, whole genome shotgun sequence DNA contains the following:
- the TMEM203 gene encoding transmembrane protein 203 — MLFSLRELVQWLGFATFEIFVHVLALLVFSVLLALRVDQLAPDLSWWNVFVPFFAADGLSTYFTTIVSVRLFQDGEKRLAVLRLFWILTILSLKFVFEMLLCQKLVEQTRELWFGLIMSPVFILLQLLMIRACRVN; from the coding sequence ATGTTGTTCTCGCTGCGGGAGCTGGTGCAGTGGCTGGGCTTCGCCACCTTCGAAATCTTCGTGCACGTGTTAGCGCTGCTCGTGTTCTCCGTGCTCCTGGCGCTGCGCGTGGACCAGCTGGCCCCGGACCTGTCGTGGTGGAACGTCTTCGTGCCCTTCTTTGCCGCCGACGGGCTCAGCACCTACTTCACCACCATCGTGTCGGTGCGCCTCTTCCAGGACGGAGAGAAGCGGCTGGCGGTGCTCCGCCTCTTCTGGATCCTCACCATTCTTAGCCTCAAGTTTGTTTTTGAGATGCTGTTGTGCCAGAAGCTGGTGGAGCAGACGAGGGAGCTCTGGTTCGGCCTCATCATGTCCCCGGTCTTCATTCTTCTGCAGCTGCTCATGATCCGGGCTTGTCGAGTCAACTAA